Proteins from one Triticum aestivum cultivar Chinese Spring chromosome 7A, IWGSC CS RefSeq v2.1, whole genome shotgun sequence genomic window:
- the LOC123150469 gene encoding flavonol synthase/flavanone 3-hydroxylase has product MVHQAQGLLVQEVAADGELPSRYVLKEQQGRPAAAAQRAAPSIPTVDVGRLANADPGEADRLRSALGSWGLFAVTGHGMTDPFLDAILGAARGFFHLPTEAKQEYSNVVDADDGGRKFQPEGYGVDRVDTDEQVLDWCDRLYLQIRPDDARQLRFWPTHPPDLAELLKEFSVEGEKVAKLVVTAMARCLGFEDGFFVDKVGERMPSYARFTYYPPCPRPDLVHGLKPHTDNSVVTVLLLDEQVGGLQVLKDGSWVDVPVLGDGRHQLLVVVGDEMEIMSNAAFKAPVHRVMAPGEEAERVSLAVFYQPEADKVLEPSPELVDGDRPAMYKRLQAKVFADGFWDAFALGERTIDFLKVKVDAADPPAAAVSGD; this is encoded by the coding sequence ATGGTGCATCAAGCTCAGGGCCTGCTCGTGCAGGAGGTGGCCGCCGACGGGGAGCTGCCGAGCCGCTACGTGCTCAAGGAGCAGCAGGGCCGCCCGGCCGCGGCCGCACAGCGTGCCGCTCCGTCCATCCCCACCGTGGACGTGGGCCGCCTTGCCAACGCCGACCCCGGCGAGGCCGACAGGCTCCGGTCGGCGCTCGGCTCCTGGGGCCTCTTCGCGGTGACCGGCCACGGCATGACGGACCCGTTCCTCGACGCGATCCTCGGCGCGGCGCGGGGGTTCTTCCACCTGCCGACGGAGGCGAAGCAGGAGTACAGCAACGTggtcgacgccgacgacggcggccgCAAGTTCCAGCCCGAGGGCTACGGCGTCGACCGCGTCGACACCGACGAGCAGGTCCTCGACTGGTGCGACCGGCTCTACCTCCAGATCCGGCCGGATGACGCGCGGCAGCTCCGCTTCTGGCCGACCCacccgccggacctcgccgagcTCCTCAAAGAGTTCAGCGTCGAGGGCGAGAAGGTGGCCAAGCTCGTCGTCACGGCCATGGCGAGGTGCCTGGGCTTCGAGGATGGGTTCTTCGTGGACAAGGTCGGCGAGCGGATGCCGTCGTACGCGCGGTTCACCTACTACCCGCCCTGCCCGCGCCCGGACCTCGTGCACGGGCTCAAGCCCCACACCGACAACTCCGTGGTCACCGTGCTCCTCCTCGACGAGCAGGTCGGCGGCCTCCAGGTTCTGAAGGACGGCAGCTGGGTCGACGTGCCCGTGCTGGGCGACGGCCGACACCAGCTGCTGGTCGTGGTCGGCGAcgagatggagatcatgagcaaCGCGGCGTTCAAGGCGCCGGTACACCGGGTGATGGCGCcgggggaggaggcggagcggGTGTCGCTGGCGGTGTTCTACCAGCCGGAGGCGGACAAGGTGCTTGAGCCGTCGCCCGAGCTGGTCGACGGGGACCGGCCGGCGATGTACAAAAGGCTGCAGGCCAAGGTCTTCGCCGACGGCTTCTGGGACGCGTTCGCGCTCGGGGAACGCACCATCGACTTCCTCAAGGTCAAGGTCGACGCCGCCGATCCGCCGGCGGCGGCCGTTTCCGGCGATTGA